In one window of Porites lutea chromosome 8, jaPorLute2.1, whole genome shotgun sequence DNA:
- the LOC140945874 gene encoding uncharacterized protein produces the protein MAERSGPDTFLEGVKYGLEKVGKANITLKPKQEEILKIIALTQKDVLAVLPTGYGKSLIYQIMPPLMDYMDSGQRPTQNKSIVLVVSPLNALIRDQVTKLKQSGLKACILKGDHVEGEEEERKEEQEGLALSAIENLKEFQLIFAHPEALVGNKNVIKLLKTAEFKNRMKAIVVDEAHLVVDWKDFRPSYGKLATIGSILPQVPLLGLTATATKKTRTDIIESLGMVNPVEILGNPDRPNIYFSSSSRPDRGEDKLNEILVPLVESLKKERAKFPFTVVFGTLETISSCYAFFSRAMGKEQYEPIDALPKAENRLFTQFHAQYPLQEKERIIDGLTLGKSKLRIVFATVAFGVGLDLKDIRQIIHIGLPCTMEEYFQEAGRAGRDGLPSKAHIYYNSYDTSKARKHLSSVMRDYVQSKKCKREIIMGYFGFSPLPLDTAHACCDYHEKLCSCDDCVLSDVASLMAPTLTDEAPPLSTEDVCPYSKLNMEQIAKLNEELVKFRFSLPGHGRTSVGSTSLSSGVTIKLIREVAENAHTFSSAEDIEKRLPIFSQSHAISMWKIVKQFLQKV, from the exons ATGGCGGAGAGAAGTGGTCCAGATACGTTTCTGGAGGGAGTGAAATATGGATtagaaaaagttggaaaagcAAATATTACACTCAAACCGAAACAAGAAGAGATCCTCAAAATAATCGCTTTGACGCAAAAAGATGTTTTAGCCGTTCTCCCAACTGGTTACGGAAAATCGTTAATATATCAAATAATGCCACCCTTGATGGATTATATGGATTCTGGCCAGAGACCAACCCAAAATAAGTCTATTGTCTTGGTGGTGTCACCGCTAAATGCCTTGATAAGGGATCAGGTAACAAAGTTAAAGCAGAGTGGTCTGAAAGCATGTATTTTGAAAGGTGATCACgtagaaggagaagaagaagaaagaaaagaagaacaagaaggatTGGCACTCAGTGCAATAGAAAACCTGAAGGagtttcagttaatttttgctCACCCGGAAGCCCTTGTAGGCAACAAAAATGTCATTAAGCTCCTGAAGACTGCAGAGTTTAAAAATCGTATGAAAGCCATCGTTGTGGATGAAGCACATCTCGTTGTTGACTG gaaggaTTTTAGACCATCCTATGGGAAGCTGGCAACAATAGGAAGCATTCTTCCACAAGTACCATTGCTTGGTCTCACAGCCACTGCTACCAAAAAGACCAGAACTGACATCATTGAGTCCCTGGGCATGGTTAATCCAGTTGAAATCCTTGGAAACCCTGACCGACCAAATATTTATTTCTCGTCATCCTCTAGACCAGACAGAGGAGAGGATAAACTAAATGAAATATTGGTCCCCTTGGTGGAAAGCTTAAAGAAGGAGAGAGCAAAGTTTCCTTTTACTGTTGTTTTTGGCACATTAGAGACCATTTCATCATGTTATGCCTTTTTCAGCCGAGCAATGGGGAAAGAGCAGTATGAACCTATAGATGCCCTGCCCAAGGCTGAGAATAGGTTATTTACTCAATTTCACGCCCAATACCCacttcaagaaaaagaaagaataattgATGGCCTTACCTTGGGGAAATCTAAACTCAGGATTGTCTTTGCAACAGTCGCATTTGGTGTTGGTCTGGACTTAAAAGATATTAGACAAATAATTCATATAGGGCTGCCATGTACAATGGAAGAGTACTTTCAGGAGGCCGGTAGGGCCGGTAGAGATGGTCTTCCTTCAAAAGCCCACATCTACTACAATTCATACGATACATCAAAGGCAAGAAAACATTTGTCTTCAGTAATGAGGGATTATGTGCAATCAAAGAAGTGTAAAAGAGAAATTATTATGGGGTATTTTGGGTTTTCCCCTCTGCCACTTGACACAGCTCATGCATGTTGTGATTATCATGAGAAACTTTGTAGCTGTGATGACTGTGTGCTCTCTGATGTTGCATCTTTAATGGCTCCCACCTTGACAGATGAAGCCCCTCCATTATCTACTGAAGATGTTTGTCCTTATTCCAAACTAAACATGGAGCAAATAGCCAAGCTGAATGAAGAACTTGTTAAATTTAGATTCTCATTACCTGGACATGGTAGGACATCAGTAGGGAGTACAAGCCTGAGCAGTGGTGTTACTATAAAGTTAATTCGTGAAGTGGCTGAAAATGCACACACATTCTCTTCAGCAGAAGACATTGAAAAAAGACTTCCTATCTTTAGCCAAAGTCATGCCATTTCAATGTGGAAAATTGTTAAACAATTCCTTCAGAAAGTGTGA
- the LOC140946416 gene encoding programmed cell death protein 6-like encodes MAGQYPGYNPYGGQQPPHQGYGMSGYGSTPGYPLQMGYPAHGGGYPGSFGGPPGPPPGADPTLWSWFITVDRDKSGQITADELQQALINGNWSHFNSETCRLMIGIFDRDHSGTINFQEFQQLWQYINQWKGAFDRYDQDRSGAIEAHELHRAFAEMGFNVSANFVSLVVTKFDQLARRSLRLDSFIQCCVMLRALTDAFRVRDTNQNGSITISYEDFMCMVLLNKP; translated from the exons ATGGCGGGTCAATATCCTGGGTACAATCCGTATGGCGGGCAACAACCACCTCATCAAG GTTATGGAATGTCAGGCTATGGAAGCACACCAGGCTACCCTCTTCAGATGGGTTATCCAGCACATGGTGGGGGATACCCAGGGAGCTTTGGAGGACCCCCAGGTCCTCCACCAGGAGCAGATCCTACTTTGTGGAGTTGGTTTATCACAGTTGACAGGGATAAATCAGGGCAGATAACAGCAGATGAACTCCAGCAAGCATTAATAAATGGAAACTGGTCACATTTCAACAGCGAAACTTGTCGGCTGATGATAG GTATATTTGACCGAGATCATTCTGGTACCATAAATTTTCAAGAATTTCAGCAATTATGGCAATATATTAACCAATGGAAGGGAGCATTTGACAGATATGATCAGGACAGATCGGGAGCAATAGAGGCTCATGAGTTGCACAGAGCATTTGCTGAGATGGGATTCAATGTGTCTGCTAACTTTGTCAGCCTTGTTGTAACAAA GTTTGACCAACTTGCCCGTCGTAGTTTGAGACTAGACAGCTTTATTCAATGCTGTGTGATGCTGCGTGCCTTAACAGATGCATTCAGAGTGAGGGATACAAATCAGAATGGAAGCATTACTATTAGCTATGAGGACTTCATGTGCATGGTGCTATTGAACAAGCCATAG
- the LOC140946415 gene encoding uncharacterized protein codes for MSSNESKRSHPSVEEGCTIARKKTKRKDSVRKFPCSLYVKFWLLKNYEYDPSGGYCTSITSVSSHLKSDQELLQRNGSNPLTKGRFCLRDNILKLWKGQVIETKFSFNKEEQRIRAFRNLRRKDFNSVNGPQFSDCPASEHFIQVPGWQVAINNDKSLSILRIEDWLLDGQRVVTEIRADQGQENTEYKCILSAHGHKLDTRFTGLNLGQMSSPKEELEMLAKCLSITQLCKGFKPPKAVTPLCEGSSPLDAGFLAHASIKIAEYSAASDPTAVEIRIFSGRCQIFCSSKLLCSECKMCQNNFVRKLQRDRGHAGNIGSRSNHRYMSREQLLSKLRNLQKEFRNFKNRVKERENKYEDGDGDGEDDIDDDNSDCSDDDVDDSDDDGNESDDDVNESSDDDTNACNDT; via the exons ATGTCATCTAACGAAAGCAAACGAAGCCATCCAAGCGTCGAAGAAGGCTGCACTATAGCTCGAAAGAAGACGAAAAGAAAGGATTCTGTTCGCAAGTTTCCGTGTTCTCTCTACGTTAAGTTTTG gcttttgaaaaattatgaGTATGACCCTAGTGGTGGATACTGTACAAGCATTACAAGTGTGAGTTCACATCTAAAATCTGATCAAGAACTATTACAAAGGAATGGTAGCAATCCCTTGACAAAAGGCAGGTTCTGTTTAAGAGATAACATCCTCAAACTTTGGAAGGGTCAAGtaattgaaacaaaattttctttcaataaaGAAGAACAGAGGATTCGAGCATTCAGAAATCTGCGCAGAAAGGATTTTAACTCTGTCAATGGACCACAATTCAGTGACTGCCCGGCAAGTGAGCATTTTATCCAAGTTCCTGGCTGGCAAGTAGCCATCAATAATGACAAGTCATTGTCAATTCTGCGAATTGAAGACTGGCTTTTGGATGGGCAACGAGTTGTCACAGAGATACGTGCTGACCAAGGGCAGGAGAATACAGAGTATAAATGCATTCTCAGTGCACATGGACACAAACTAGACACAAGGTTTACAGGTTTGAATCTAGGACAGATGTCTAGTCCTAAGGAAGAACTTGAAATGTTGGCGAAGTGTTTATCTATTACACAGTTGTGTAAAGGTTTCAAGCCACCTAAGGCTGTTACTCCATTGTGTGAAGGATCAAGCCCCCTTGATGCTGGCTTTTTAGCACATGCTTCTATTAAGATAGCAGAGTACAGTGCTGCTTCTGATCCCACTGCAGTGGAAATAAGAATCTTTTCAGGCAGATGTCAGATTTTCTGCTCTTCAAAATTACTATGTTCAGAGTGCAAAATGTGCCAGAACAATTTTGTTAGGAAACTGCAGAGGGACAGGGGGCATGCTGGAAACATCGGTTCAAGAAGTAACCATCGTTACATGTCTAGAGAACAGCTTCTTTCTAAGCTGAGGAATTTACAGAAGGAATTCCGTAATTTCAAGAATAGAGTGAAGGAACGTGAAAACAAATATGaagatggtgatggtgatggtgaagatgatattgatgatgacaatagtgattGCAGTGATGATGATGTCGatgacagtgatgatgatggcaATGAGAGTGATGATGACGTCAATGAGTCTAGTGATGATGATACAAATGCTTGCAATGACACCTAA
- the LOC140946823 gene encoding chromatin accessibility complex protein 1-like, translating into MAEKISSSDSGAGKLTQLPVARIKTIMKSSPDLPHFSQESVFLVTKATELFINYLATSAYKKESDTKNLSYKGLSKVVEDDEALQFLGDIVPPKVLVKDFMESMKKKSKKASIQVDSSSSDSES; encoded by the exons atggcggaaaaAATTAGTAGTTCTGATAGTGGCGCGGGAAAGTTGACACAATTACCTGTAGCACGAATTAAAACGATCATGAAAAGTTCCCCTGATCTGCCACATTTTAGCCAAGAATCCGTATTTCTCGTCACTAAAGCTACG GAATTATTTATAAATTATCTAGCCACCTCTGCCTATAAAAAAGAAAGTGATACTAAGAATCTGTCATATAAAGGCCTTT CAAAGGTTGTTGAAGATGATGAAGCTCTTCAGTTCTTGGGAG ACATTGTACCACCTAAGGTGTTAGTGAAAGATTTCATGGAATCGATGaagaagaaatcaaagaaaGCATCTATTCAAGTGGACAGTTCAAGCTCTGACTCGGAGTCATAA
- the LOC140946103 gene encoding uncharacterized protein translates to MACMVRGEPKKVLNTGLKSVREKMDAVAANTRAQVDREKRAKEALAEANLREERALSKKRKILDEISKAEQDMEKIETQVSYCKERLYFANQRYDENSYMKIFLEKNKVDVGSMECSVEQYREKTKSTVQAIAKMQKTIENKEREILTQEKRELTARDRMSRIQEKLRAVERAGQGFSQNYTPINEKQYLEKLEEMKEKIAKAVVRRKKAEKKADALEKGIVEKEKQIAVVKKRNAELTQTTNELRGSRV, encoded by the coding sequence ATGGCCTGTATGGTGCGAGGAGAGCCGAAGAAAGTTCTAAACACTGGATTGAAATCTGTACGTGAGAAGATGGATGCCGTCGCAGCGAACACAAGAGCCCAGGTTGATCGAGAAAAGCGAGCAAAAGAAGCTCTCGCAGAAGCGAATTTAAGAGAAGAGCGTGCTTTGAGTaagaagagaaaaatactgGATGAGATATCAAAGGCAGAACAAGATATGGAGAAAATCGAAACGCAAGTCAGTTACTGTAAGGAACGATTGTATTTTGCCAATCAGAGATACGACGAGAATTCGTACATGAAGATATTTTTGGAGAAGAATAAAGTTGATGTGGGTTCGATGGAGTGTTCCGTTGAACAGTATCGAGAAAAAACTAAGTCGACTGTCCAGGCTATTGCTAAAATGCAAAAGACCATTGAAAACAAAGAGAGGGAGATTCTGACGCAAGAAAAGCGTGAGTTGACAGCTAGAGATCGAATGAGTAGGATTCAAGAAAAACTTAGGGCAGTGGAGAGAGCAGGCCAGGGATTTTCACAGAATTATACGCCAATAAATGAGAAACAGTATTTAGAAAAATTggaggaaatgaaagaaaagatcGCCAAGGCTGTTGTCCGGCGAAAGAAGGCTGAAAAGAAAGCAGACGCTTTGGAAAAAGGTAttgtggaaaaagaaaaacaaatagcggTGGTCAAAAAACGAAATGCCGAACTGACGCAAACTACTAATGAACTAAGGGGATCTCGAGTATGA
- the LOC140945573 gene encoding uncharacterized protein, which yields MATFLNTQKSSSCAPRGADMARPRNKFLPSIFEEKNDDKIQDFRKTLKITEDEDVDVDLEVRSGMHEGEGADEKSLREELPTRGGRASTAGKFKSLVRSLSETRFENGSWRSKRQGSAFVGRKRVNSGIPSGNRSFGYGQRKITSPGVNRGRAVDMPEVIDLTNPEEAKNIARRFFEDELKMDLADPRFNKPEDFIASLRWKAERKFSYSELWHRRRSSIHASSLIKNPEIFQLNANTVNNKLAKLNNQEEFFEKLPQFSQLESRYFHVAYSKPKTGGNGNSHGRKKLTSSFREQTEAAGPKRRQGRILNPIPRDAKKSKNALRLRGQSQVNGLKQT from the coding sequence ATGGCAACATTTCTCAATACCCAGAAAAGCAGTTCGTGTGCACCACGTGGAGCGGACATGGCAAGACCTAGAAACAAGTTTCTTCCTTCGATATTCGAAGAGAAAAACGACGAtaaaattcaggattttcgcAAAACTCTGAAGATAACTGAAGATGAAGATGTAGATGTGGATTTGGAAGTTCGTTCAGGTATGCACGAAGGAGAAGGCGCTGATGAAAAGAGTCTACGAGAAGAACTTCCAACGCGAGGCGGCAGAGCGAGCACCGCGGGCAAGTTTAAATCGCTTGTGAGAAGTTTGTCCGAAACACGCTTTGAGAATGGTTCTTGGCGTTCAAAGCGCCAAGGTTCAGCATTTGTCGGTAGGAAACGCGTAAACTCTGGTATTCCTTCGGGTAATCGATCATTTGGATATggacaaaggaaaataacatcTCCTGGTGTAAACAGGGGTCGCGCAGTTGATATGCCTGAAGTCATCGATTTAACAAATCCCGAAGAAGCCAAAAACATCGCGAGACGTTTCTTTGAAGATGAACTTAAAATGGATTTAGCTGACCCACGATTTAATAAACCTGAAGATTTCATCGCCAGTTTGCGCTGGAAAGCAGAGAGAAAGTTCAGTTATAGTGAGTTATGGCATAGACGACGAAGCTCTATACATGCATCATCTTTGATAAAAAATCCGGAGATTTTCCAACTGAATGCGAACACCGTGAACAACAAACTTGCAAAGCTGAATAATCAAGAAGAATTTTTCGAAAAATTACCACAATTTTCTCAGCTTGAATCCAGATATTTTCACGTGGCCTACTCCAAGCCAAAAACAGGAGGAAATGGTAACTCTCATGGAAGAAAGAAGCTAACGTCGTCTTTTAGAGAACAGACTGAGGCGGCCGGACCCAAGAGAAGGCAAGGAAGAATTCTGAACCCAATACCAAGAGATGCGAAAAAATCTAAGAATGCCTTAAGGCTACGAGGACAAAGCCAAGTGAATGGCTTGAAACAAACCTAA